Proteins found in one Lysinibacillus fusiformis genomic segment:
- a CDS encoding VanZ family protein, whose protein sequence is MLSLSKNNIADVQNNAKLPLPYRDVIDTYYLPLKIAGWILFSIYSFMAFYKLVIDRLVDVVVVLFKGDYSIGDLGLFDYSSWRLTTNFIPFETILRYINYSQYFNWEIIIVNLLGNLLIFTPMGFLLPLLSKKFRKAWVIICLGFFSSLAVETVQFIFTVGSADIDDLILNTIGAWLGYLAYKGILIRPKK, encoded by the coding sequence GTGTTAAGCTTGTCTAAAAACAACATAGCGGATGTTCAGAATAATGCCAAGCTCCCATTACCATATCGGGATGTCATTGATACATATTATTTGCCGCTAAAGATCGCAGGTTGGATTTTATTTAGTATCTATTCATTTATGGCTTTTTATAAATTGGTTATTGATCGCTTAGTAGATGTAGTCGTCGTTTTATTTAAAGGAGATTACTCGATAGGTGACTTAGGATTGTTTGATTATAGTAGTTGGCGGTTAACTACTAATTTTATTCCCTTCGAAACGATTCTCCGTTATATAAACTACTCTCAATATTTTAATTGGGAAATTATAATCGTTAACTTACTTGGCAACTTATTAATTTTTACGCCAATGGGCTTTTTACTGCCATTACTATCGAAGAAATTCCGAAAAGCGTGGGTCATTATTTGTTTAGGCTTTTTTTCTAGTCTTGCTGTCGAAACCGTTCAATTTATTTTTACCGTCGGCTCTGCGGATATTGATGATTTAATTTTAAATACAATTGGTGCATGGCTTGGTTACTTAGCTTATAAAGGTATATTGATTAGACCCAAAAAATGA